One window from the genome of Streptomyces cadmiisoli encodes:
- a CDS encoding alanine racemase, with product MALTLYVDTARWRAHHKHVQEQFPGLVPVCKGNGYGFGHERLAEEATRLGSDILAVGTTYEAARIKDWFGGDLLVLTPYRRGEEPVPLPDRVIRSVSSVDGVYGLVGARVVIEVMSSMKRHGISERDLPQLHAAIENVRLEGFAIHLPLDRTDGSDAVEEVIGWMDRLRAARLPLHTMFVSHLKADELARLQQQFPQTRFRARIGTRLWLGDHEATEYRGAVLDVTRVSKGDRFGYRQQKTASDGFLVVVAGGTSHGVGLEAPKALHGVMPRAKGVARAGLATVNRNLSPFVWGGKQRWFAEPPHMQVSILFVPSDAPEPSVGDELVAHLRHTTTQFDRIVDR from the coding sequence ATGGCGCTCACGCTCTACGTCGACACCGCGCGCTGGCGGGCGCATCACAAGCACGTGCAGGAGCAGTTCCCGGGCCTCGTCCCGGTCTGCAAGGGCAACGGCTACGGCTTCGGCCACGAACGGCTGGCGGAGGAGGCCACTCGGCTGGGCTCGGACATCCTCGCCGTCGGCACGACGTACGAAGCCGCGCGGATAAAGGACTGGTTCGGCGGTGACCTGCTGGTGCTGACGCCGTACCGGCGCGGCGAGGAGCCGGTGCCGCTGCCCGACCGGGTGATTCGGTCGGTGTCGTCGGTGGACGGCGTGTACGGCCTCGTGGGCGCCCGCGTGGTCATCGAGGTGATGTCCTCGATGAAGCGGCACGGCATCAGCGAGCGGGACCTTCCGCAGCTGCACGCCGCGATCGAGAACGTCCGGCTGGAGGGCTTCGCGATCCACCTGCCGCTGGACCGCACCGACGGCTCCGACGCCGTCGAGGAGGTCATCGGCTGGATGGACCGCCTGCGCGCGGCCAGGCTGCCGCTGCACACGATGTTCGTCAGCCACCTCAAGGCGGACGAACTCGCCCGGCTCCAGCAGCAGTTCCCGCAGACCCGCTTCCGCGCCCGTATCGGCACGCGGCTGTGGCTGGGGGACCACGAGGCCACCGAGTACCGCGGTGCGGTCCTGGACGTCACCCGGGTCTCCAAGGGCGACCGTTTCGGCTACCGGCAGCAGAAGACGGCCTCCGACGGCTTCCTGGTGGTCGTGGCGGGCGGCACGTCGCACGGGGTGGGCCTGGAAGCCCCGAAGGCGCTGCACGGCGTCATGCCGCGCGCCAAGGGCGTCGCCCGGGCCGGCCTCGCCACGGTCAACCGGAACCTTTCTCCGTTCGTCTGGGGCGGCAAGCAGCGCTGGTTCGCGGAGCCGCCGCACATGCAGGTCTCCATCCTGTTCGTGCCGTCCGACGCTCCCGAGCCCTCGGTCGGCGACGAGCTGGTCGCCCATCTGCGGCACACCACCACGCAGTTCGACCGGATCGTGGACCGCTGA
- a CDS encoding serine hydrolase domain-containing protein has product MTTSQEELLPGTRRALLHRIAVAQSEGRSPSLVAAVVRDGRAVWHGARSSVDGQAPDENVQYRIGSITKTFTAVLVLRLRDEGLLGLGDRLEKHLPGTGAGEATIAELLAHTSGLAAESPAPWWERSPGALRPELEDVLGERPFLHPAGRRFHYSNPGYTLLGALVEKLRGASWEEVLRREVLEPLGLGRTSAQPSAPHAGGWAVHPWADVLLPEPAEDLGRMAPAGQLWSTTGDLARFAVFLAQGDDRVLRAETVREMRVPAAPPEAADVADRVTYGLGLQIQHRDGRMLVGHSGSLPGFLANLTISVADGLAAVVLANCTSGPQLAAVGADLVRIVAEAEPRIPEPWRPLAEVDASVLELAGQWYWGTYAFALRLTGEGGVTLEPLSGRGRGSRFRADGNGTWTGLEGYYAGEVLRPVRRPDGSVSHLDLGSFVFTRQPYEESAEVPGGVDPEGWRGIG; this is encoded by the coding sequence ATGACGACATCTCAGGAAGAACTGCTCCCCGGCACGCGCAGGGCACTGCTGCATCGCATCGCCGTGGCGCAGTCCGAAGGGCGTTCTCCGTCGCTGGTCGCGGCGGTCGTGCGGGACGGTCGAGCCGTCTGGCACGGTGCACGGAGCTCGGTGGACGGGCAGGCGCCGGACGAGAACGTGCAGTACCGGATCGGCTCGATCACCAAGACGTTCACCGCGGTGCTGGTGCTGCGTCTGCGTGACGAGGGCCTTCTCGGCCTCGGCGACCGGCTGGAGAAGCACCTGCCCGGTACGGGCGCGGGCGAGGCCACCATCGCCGAACTGCTGGCCCACACCAGTGGCCTGGCCGCCGAGTCTCCCGCACCGTGGTGGGAGCGCAGCCCCGGAGCGCTGCGCCCGGAACTCGAGGACGTGCTCGGCGAGCGTCCTTTCCTGCACCCGGCCGGGCGGCGGTTCCATTACTCGAACCCCGGCTACACGCTGCTGGGCGCCTTGGTCGAGAAGCTGCGCGGGGCCTCCTGGGAGGAGGTACTCCGGCGGGAAGTGCTCGAGCCCCTGGGCCTCGGCCGTACGAGCGCACAGCCGTCCGCGCCGCACGCCGGCGGTTGGGCGGTGCATCCCTGGGCCGATGTGCTGTTGCCGGAGCCCGCGGAGGATCTCGGCAGGATGGCGCCGGCCGGTCAACTCTGGTCGACCACCGGTGACCTGGCCCGGTTCGCCGTGTTCCTGGCGCAGGGCGACGATCGCGTGCTGCGCGCGGAGACCGTACGGGAGATGCGGGTCCCCGCCGCGCCCCCGGAGGCCGCGGATGTCGCAGACCGCGTCACCTATGGGCTCGGACTTCAGATCCAGCACCGCGACGGGCGGATGCTGGTGGGCCACTCGGGTTCGCTGCCCGGCTTTCTGGCGAACCTCACCATCAGCGTCGCGGACGGCCTCGCGGCGGTGGTGCTGGCCAACTGCACCTCCGGTCCGCAGTTGGCCGCGGTCGGCGCGGACCTCGTACGCATCGTGGCCGAGGCGGAGCCACGGATTCCCGAGCCGTGGCGCCCGCTTGCGGAGGTCGACGCATCGGTCCTGGAGTTGGCGGGCCAGTGGTACTGGGGAACGTACGCGTTCGCCCTGCGACTGACCGGTGAGGGAGGAGTGACGCTGGAACCCCTGTCCGGCAGGGGCCGTGGCTCACGCTTCCGGGCCGACGGCAACGGCACCTGGACGGGCCTGGAGGGCTACTACGCGGGAGAGGTTCTGCGGCCCGTACGACGGCCCGACGGATCCGTGAGCCACCTGGACCTCGGATCGTTCGTGTTCACTCGCCAGCCGTACGAGGAGAGCGCTGAAGTGCCCGGCGGAGTCGATCCGGAGGGATGGCGGGGGATCGGCTAG
- the rpsR gene encoding 30S ribosomal protein S18 has protein sequence MAKPPVRKPKKKVCAFCKDKVTYVDYKDTNMLRKFISDRGKIRARRVTGNCTQHQRDVATAVKNSREMALLPYTSTAR, from the coding sequence ATGGCGAAGCCGCCTGTGCGCAAGCCTAAGAAGAAGGTCTGCGCATTCTGCAAGGACAAGGTCACGTACGTGGACTACAAGGACACGAACATGCTGCGGAAGTTCATTTCCGACCGCGGCAAGATCCGTGCCCGCCGCGTGACCGGCAACTGCACGCAGCACCAGCGTGACGTCGCCACGGCCGTCAAGAACAGCCGTGAGATGGCGCTGCTGCCCTACACCTCCACCGCGCGATAA
- the rpsF gene encoding 30S ribosomal protein S6, with product MRHYEVMVILDPDLEERAVSPLIENFLSVVRDGGGKVEKVDTWGRRRLSYEIKKKPEGIYSVIDLQAEPAVVKELDRQMNLNESVLRTKVLRPETH from the coding sequence ATGCGTCACTACGAGGTGATGGTCATCCTCGACCCCGATCTCGAGGAGCGTGCTGTCTCCCCGCTGATCGAGAACTTCCTTTCTGTCGTCCGTGACGGCGGCGGAAAGGTCGAGAAGGTCGACACCTGGGGCCGTCGTCGTCTCTCGTACGAGATCAAGAAGAAGCCCGAGGGCATCTACTCGGTCATCGACCTGCAGGCCGAGCCTGCGGTCGTCAAGGAGCTCGACCGCCAGATGAACCTGAACGAGTCGGTCCTCCGGACCAAGGTCCTCCGTCCCGAGACCCACTGA
- a CDS encoding single-stranded DNA-binding protein, with the protein MAGETVITVVGNLVDDPELRFTPSGAAVAKFRVASTPRTFDRQTNEWKDGESLFLTCSVWRQAAENVAESLQRGMRVVVQGRLKQRSYEDREGVKRTVYELDVEEVGPSLRNATAKVTKTTGRGGQGGYGGGGGGQQGGGWGGGSGGGQQGGGAPADDPWATGAPAGGNQGGGGWGGGSGSGGGSGNGGGYSDEPPF; encoded by the coding sequence ATGGCAGGCGAGACCGTCATCACGGTCGTCGGCAACCTTGTCGATGACCCCGAGCTGCGCTTCACCCCTTCCGGTGCGGCGGTCGCGAAGTTCCGTGTCGCGTCCACTCCCCGCACCTTCGACCGTCAGACGAACGAGTGGAAGGACGGCGAGAGCCTCTTTCTGACCTGCTCGGTCTGGCGCCAGGCGGCGGAGAACGTCGCGGAGTCGCTCCAGCGAGGCATGCGCGTCGTCGTGCAGGGCCGGCTGAAGCAGCGGTCCTACGAGGACCGTGAGGGTGTCAAGCGCACGGTCTACGAGCTGGACGTCGAGGAAGTCGGCCCCAGCCTGCGCAACGCCACGGCCAAGGTCACCAAGACCACGGGCCGCGGTGGTCAGGGCGGTTACGGCGGTGGCGGTGGCGGCCAGCAGGGCGGCGGCTGGGGCGGCGGCTCCGGCGGCGGCCAGCAGGGCGGCGGCGCTCCTGCCGACGACCCCTGGGCGACCGGCGCTCCCGCCGGTGGCAACCAGGGTGGCGGCGGCTGGGGCGGCGGCTCCGGCTCCGGCGGCGGCAGCGGCAACGGCGGCGGCTACTCGGACGAGCCCCCCTTCTGA
- a CDS encoding MarR family winged helix-turn-helix transcriptional regulator, translated as MTATDPALTALAQGWCALSLLHGRIEAHIERALQSSHDLSVREYSLLDVLSRQHDGQGGHLQMKQVADAVVLSQSATTRLVTRLEDRGLLERYLCPTDRRGIYTNVTEAGRNLLDAARPTNDTALREALDEAAKVPELAPLVRVVESVNVPA; from the coding sequence ATGACAGCGACGGACCCCGCGCTCACCGCCCTCGCCCAGGGCTGGTGTGCCCTCTCCCTGCTGCACGGGAGGATCGAGGCGCACATCGAGCGCGCCCTGCAGTCCAGCCACGACCTCAGCGTGCGCGAGTACTCCCTGCTCGACGTGCTCAGCCGGCAGCACGACGGCCAGGGCGGACACCTGCAGATGAAGCAGGTCGCGGACGCGGTGGTGCTCAGCCAGAGCGCCACCACCCGCCTGGTCACCCGGCTGGAGGACCGCGGTCTGCTGGAGCGCTACCTGTGCCCCACCGACCGACGCGGTATCTACACCAACGTCACCGAGGCGGGCCGGAACCTGCTGGACGCGGCGAGGCCGACCAATGACACCGCGCTGCGCGAGGCGCTCGACGAGGCCGCCAAGGTCCCTGAGCTGGCCCCGCTGGTCCGGGTCGTGGAGTCGGTGAACGTCCCCGCATAG
- the dnaB gene encoding replicative DNA helicase: protein MSISEPLDDPWAESGPSDRLPSRRRGDGGPTRDEQHERGRDSGAWEGGGSSFERVPPQDLNAEQSVLGGMLLSKDAIADVVEILKGHDFYKPAHETIFQAILDIYAKGEPADPITIAAELTKRGEINKVGGASYLHTLVQTVPTAANAEYYAEIVHERAVLRRLVEAGTRITQMGYAADDDVDEIVNRAQAEIYAVTEQRTSEDYLPLGDIMEGALDEIEAIGSRTGEMTGVPTGFTDFDSLTNGLHPGQMVVIAARPAMGKSTLALDFARAASIKHNLPSVIFSLEMGRNEIAMRLLSAEARVALHHMRSGTMTDEDWTRLARRMPDVSAAPLYIDDSPNLSMMEIRAKCRRLKQRNDLRLVVIDYLQLMQSGGSKRAESRQQEVSDMSRNLKLLAKELELPVIALSQLNRGPEQRTDKKPMVSDLRESGSIEQDADMVILLHREDAYEKESPRAGEADLIVAKHRNGPTATITVAFQGHYSRFVDMAQT, encoded by the coding sequence GTGAGTATTTCCGAGCCCTTGGACGACCCGTGGGCCGAGAGCGGGCCCAGTGATCGTCTGCCCTCCCGCCGCCGCGGTGACGGTGGGCCGACACGCGACGAGCAGCACGAACGCGGCCGGGACAGCGGGGCCTGGGAGGGTGGCGGTTCGTCCTTCGAACGCGTCCCGCCCCAGGACCTCAACGCCGAGCAGTCCGTGCTGGGCGGCATGCTTCTGTCGAAGGACGCCATCGCCGACGTCGTCGAGATCCTCAAGGGCCACGACTTCTACAAGCCCGCGCACGAGACGATCTTCCAGGCGATCCTCGACATCTACGCCAAGGGCGAGCCGGCCGACCCGATCACGATCGCGGCCGAGCTCACCAAACGCGGCGAGATCAACAAGGTCGGCGGCGCATCGTATCTGCACACCCTGGTCCAGACGGTCCCCACGGCGGCGAACGCCGAGTACTACGCGGAGATCGTTCACGAGCGCGCCGTGCTGCGCCGCCTGGTGGAGGCCGGAACCCGTATCACCCAGATGGGATACGCGGCCGACGACGACGTCGACGAGATCGTCAACCGCGCCCAGGCGGAGATCTACGCGGTCACCGAGCAGCGTACGAGCGAGGACTATCTGCCCCTCGGCGACATCATGGAAGGCGCGCTCGACGAGATCGAGGCGATCGGCTCGCGCACCGGTGAGATGACCGGGGTGCCGACCGGTTTCACGGACTTCGACTCGCTCACCAACGGCCTGCACCCGGGCCAGATGGTCGTCATCGCCGCGCGCCCCGCGATGGGCAAGTCGACGCTCGCGTTGGACTTCGCGCGGGCGGCATCGATCAAGCACAACCTGCCCAGCGTCATCTTCTCGCTCGAAATGGGCCGCAACGAGATCGCGATGCGTCTGCTGTCCGCCGAGGCCCGGGTCGCGCTGCACCACATGCGGTCCGGCACGATGACCGACGAGGACTGGACGCGTCTGGCCCGCCGTATGCCGGATGTCTCCGCGGCGCCGCTCTACATCGACGACTCCCCGAACCTGTCGATGATGGAGATCCGCGCCAAGTGCCGCCGCCTCAAGCAGCGCAACGACCTCAGACTGGTCGTCATCGACTACCTCCAGCTGATGCAGTCCGGCGGTTCGAAGCGGGCCGAGAGCCGTCAGCAGGAGGTCTCGGACATGTCCCGGAACCTCAAGCTCCTTGCCAAGGAGCTGGAGCTTCCGGTCATCGCGCTCTCCCAGCTGAACCGTGGCCCCGAACAGCGCACCGACAAGAAGCCGATGGTCTCGGACCTGCGTGAGTCGGGTTCCATCGAGCAGGACGCCGACATGGTCATCCTGCTGCACCGCGAGGACGCCTACGAGAAGGAGTCGCCACGTGCGGGCGAGGCCGACCTGATTGTGGCCAAGCACCGAAACGGACCGACCGCGACGATCACGGTTGCCTTCCAGGGCCACTACTCGCGGTTCGTGGACATGGCGCAGACCTGA
- a CDS encoding glycosyltransferase family 87 protein, producing the protein MPSAETTQASAREPEPVRPTTVDPVAASGSELIGGPVGRRALLGTSWWTPVRVIALVAIGMFALGLVQKAPCYNGAWFFGASSQYTHACYSDIPHLYNGRGFVDGLIPYFDRLPGDMEYLEYPVLTGVFMEVASWLTPGSGSIQHQEQWYWMVNAGMLMVCAAVIAVCVTRTHARRPWDGLLVALAPAFALTATINWDLLAVALTAAAMLMWSRGRSLAFGVLLGLATAAKLYPLFLLGPLLVLCWRAGKWRDFGRALGGAVVAWLVVNLPVMLFAFEGWSKFYTFSQERGVDFGSFWLIMAQNSSDPLSTETVNTLATLLMLLCCVGIAVLTFTAPRRPRFAQLAFLIVAAFILTNKVYSPQYVLWLVPLAALARPRWRDFLIWQACEVAYFLGIWMYLAYTTSGDAHKGLPTDGYHWAIGAHLLGTLYLCVIVVRDILMPDRDVVRRTGEDDPSGGVLDRAEDVFVLGPAARPPRHAGHFEGPPVEWGKEKAVEGSL; encoded by the coding sequence ATGCCCAGTGCAGAAACGACGCAAGCGAGCGCGCGCGAGCCGGAGCCGGTGCGGCCCACCACGGTCGACCCGGTCGCCGCGAGCGGCAGTGAGCTGATCGGCGGTCCCGTCGGGCGGCGCGCCCTGCTCGGCACGTCCTGGTGGACCCCGGTGCGGGTGATCGCGCTCGTGGCGATCGGCATGTTCGCCCTCGGGCTGGTCCAGAAGGCGCCCTGCTACAACGGCGCCTGGTTCTTCGGGGCGAGCTCGCAGTACACGCATGCGTGCTATTCAGACATTCCGCATCTGTACAACGGGCGTGGATTCGTGGACGGGCTCATCCCGTACTTCGACCGGCTGCCCGGCGACATGGAGTACCTCGAGTACCCGGTGCTGACCGGAGTGTTCATGGAGGTGGCCTCCTGGCTCACCCCCGGCAGCGGCAGCATCCAGCACCAGGAGCAGTGGTACTGGATGGTCAACGCCGGGATGCTGATGGTCTGTGCGGCCGTCATCGCCGTCTGTGTGACGCGCACGCATGCCCGGCGGCCCTGGGACGGTCTGCTGGTCGCTCTCGCCCCCGCCTTCGCGCTGACCGCCACCATCAACTGGGACCTGCTGGCGGTCGCTCTGACGGCCGCGGCGATGCTGATGTGGTCGCGGGGTCGTTCTCTCGCTTTCGGCGTCCTCCTGGGGCTTGCGACGGCCGCCAAGCTCTACCCGCTCTTTCTGCTCGGGCCGCTTCTGGTGCTGTGCTGGCGCGCCGGCAAGTGGCGGGACTTCGGCAGGGCGCTGGGCGGCGCGGTCGTCGCCTGGCTGGTGGTGAACCTGCCGGTGATGCTGTTCGCGTTCGAGGGCTGGTCGAAGTTCTACACGTTCAGCCAGGAGCGGGGCGTCGACTTCGGGTCCTTCTGGCTGATCATGGCGCAGAACTCCAGCGACCCGCTGAGCACCGAGACCGTCAACACGCTCGCCACGCTTCTGATGCTGCTGTGCTGCGTCGGTATCGCGGTCCTCACCTTCACGGCCCCGCGCCGGCCGCGCTTCGCCCAGCTCGCCTTCCTGATCGTCGCGGCGTTCATCCTCACCAACAAGGTCTATTCACCGCAATACGTCCTGTGGCTGGTCCCCCTGGCGGCGCTGGCCCGGCCCAGGTGGCGGGACTTCCTGATCTGGCAGGCGTGCGAGGTGGCGTACTTCCTCGGCATCTGGATGTACCTCGCCTACACGACCAGCGGGGACGCCCACAAGGGCCTGCCGACCGACGGCTACCACTGGGCGATCGGCGCCCACCTGCTGGGGACGCTGTACCTGTGCGTCATCGTGGTGCGCGACATCCTCATGCCGGACCGGGACGTCGTGCGCAGGACCGGCGAGGACGACCCCTCGGGAGGAGTGCTCGACCGGGCGGAGGACGTCTTCGTCCTCGGCCCCGCGGCCCGTCCGCCCCGGCACGCCGGCCACTTCGAGGGACCCCCGGTGGAATGGGGCAAGGAGAAGGCCGTCGAAGGTTCGCTCTGA
- the rplI gene encoding 50S ribosomal protein L9: protein MKIILTHEVSGLGAAGDVVDVKDGYARNYLIPRKFAIRWTKGGEKDVEQIRRARKIHEIQTIEQANQVKAQLEGVKVRLAVRSGDAGRLFGSVTPADIASAIKAAGGPEVDKRRIELGAPIKTLGAHETSVRLHPEVAAKVSIEVIAA, encoded by the coding sequence ATGAAGATCATCCTCACCCACGAGGTCTCCGGCCTCGGTGCCGCGGGCGACGTCGTCGACGTCAAGGACGGTTACGCTCGCAACTACCTGATCCCGCGGAAGTTCGCGATCCGCTGGACCAAGGGCGGCGAGAAGGACGTCGAGCAGATCCGTCGTGCTCGCAAGATCCACGAGATCCAGACCATCGAGCAGGCCAACCAGGTCAAGGCCCAGCTCGAGGGCGTGAAGGTCCGTCTGGCCGTTCGCTCCGGCGACGCCGGCCGTCTCTTCGGTTCCGTCACCCCGGCCGACATCGCCTCGGCGATCAAGGCTGCCGGCGGTCCCGAGGTCGACAAGCGCCGGATCGAGCTCGGTGCTCCGATCAAGACGCTCGGCGCCCACGAGACGTCGGTGCGTCTGCACCCCGAGGTTGCCGCCAAGGTCAGCATCGAGGTCATCGCCGCGTAA
- a CDS encoding lipid II:glycine glycyltransferase FemX, producing the protein MSLTLRTISREQHLAFIQTLPSASHMQVPAWADVKAEWRSENLGWFDERTGELVGAGLVLYRQLPKIKRYLAYLPEGPVINWFAPNLDEWLQPMLAHLKQQGAFSVKMGPPVIIRRWEAPSIKQGIQNPDVKRLRDIEADFIEPRAFEVADKLRRMGWQQGEDGGAGFGDVQPRYVYQVPLANRSLEEVHANFNQLWRRNIKKAEKAGVEVVQGGYQDLEEWQRLYEITAVRDHFRPRPLGYFQRMWTALNTEDPNRMRLYFARHNGVNLSAATMLIVGGHVWYSYGASDNIGREVRPSNAMQWRMLRDAYALGATVYDLRGISDSLDETDHLFGLIQFKVGTGGQAAEYLGEWDFPLNKLLHKALDIYMSRR; encoded by the coding sequence ATGAGCCTGACCCTGAGGACCATCAGTCGCGAGCAGCATCTGGCATTCATCCAGACCCTGCCGTCGGCTAGCCACATGCAGGTCCCGGCCTGGGCGGACGTCAAGGCGGAATGGCGGTCGGAGAACCTCGGCTGGTTCGACGAGCGGACCGGTGAGCTGGTCGGCGCCGGCCTTGTCCTCTACCGCCAACTGCCCAAGATCAAGCGTTATCTCGCCTATCTGCCCGAGGGCCCGGTCATCAACTGGTTCGCGCCGAACCTGGACGAATGGCTTCAGCCGATGCTGGCCCACCTCAAGCAGCAGGGCGCCTTCTCCGTGAAGATGGGCCCGCCGGTGATCATCCGGCGCTGGGAGGCCCCCTCCATCAAGCAGGGCATCCAGAACCCGGACGTGAAGCGTCTGCGGGACATCGAGGCGGACTTCATCGAGCCGCGCGCTTTCGAGGTCGCGGACAAGCTGCGTCGGATGGGCTGGCAGCAGGGTGAGGACGGCGGCGCCGGCTTCGGCGACGTGCAGCCCCGGTACGTCTACCAGGTGCCGCTGGCGAACCGCTCCCTGGAAGAGGTGCACGCGAACTTCAACCAGCTGTGGCGGCGCAACATCAAGAAGGCCGAGAAGGCCGGTGTCGAGGTCGTCCAGGGCGGCTACCAGGACCTGGAGGAGTGGCAGCGGCTGTACGAGATCACGGCCGTGCGCGACCACTTCCGGCCCCGCCCGCTGGGGTACTTCCAGCGCATGTGGACGGCCCTCAACACCGAGGACCCCAACCGCATGCGGCTGTACTTCGCGCGGCACAACGGCGTGAACCTCTCGGCGGCGACGATGCTGATCGTCGGCGGGCACGTCTGGTACTCCTACGGCGCCTCCGACAACATCGGCCGCGAGGTCCGGCCCTCGAACGCGATGCAGTGGCGGATGCTGCGCGACGCCTACGCGCTCGGCGCCACCGTCTACGACCTGCGCGGCATCTCCGACTCGCTCGACGAGACGGACCACCTCTTCGGCCTGATCCAGTTCAAGGTCGGCACGGGCGGGCAGGCTGCCGAGTACCTCGGCGAATGGGACTTCCCGTTGAACAAGCTGCTCCACAAGGCGCTCGACATCTACATGTCGCGCCGCTGA
- a CDS encoding GNAT family N-acetyltransferase, with translation MGDLEIRAVVADDIPAVVGMLADDPLGAQRECPDDLAPYLVALERLSSDPNQHLMAAVREGQVVGTLQLTIIPGLSRRGATRSIIEGVRIHARERGSGLGTQLIQWAIDESRRQGCQLVQLTSDTSRTDAHRFYERLGFTASHVGFKLPL, from the coding sequence ATGGGAGATCTTGAGATACGAGCCGTGGTGGCCGACGACATCCCCGCCGTCGTCGGCATGCTCGCGGACGACCCGCTGGGCGCGCAGCGCGAGTGCCCCGACGACCTCGCCCCGTACCTGGTGGCGCTCGAGCGGCTCAGCTCCGACCCGAACCAGCACCTGATGGCCGCCGTCCGCGAGGGCCAGGTGGTCGGCACGCTCCAGCTCACGATCATCCCTGGGCTGTCCCGACGCGGCGCCACGAGGTCGATCATCGAAGGTGTACGGATCCATGCCCGGGAGCGCGGCAGCGGCCTGGGCACACAGCTCATCCAGTGGGCGATCGACGAGTCGCGCCGCCAGGGCTGTCAGTTGGTGCAGCTGACGTCCGACACCTCACGGACGGACGCCCACCGCTTCTACGAACGACTCGGCTTCACGGCCTCCCACGTGGGCTTCAAGCTCCCCCTCTGA
- a CDS encoding MATE family efflux transporter, with the protein MTQAPATPRAVRRQHDREIVSLAVPAFGALVAEPLFVLVDSAIVGHLGTAQLAGLGVASALLTTAVSIFVFLAYATTAAVARRVGAGELPAAIRQGMDGIWLALLLGAGVIAVVLPTAPFLVDLFGASDTAAPYATTYLRISSLGIPAMLVVLAATGVLRGLQDTRTPLYVAVAGFIANAVLNAVLVYGAGFGIAGSAWGTVIAQCGMAAAYLVVVVRGARRHGASLRPDTAGIRASAQAGVPLLVRTLSLRAILLIATAVAARLGDADIAAHQIILSLWSLLAFALDAIAIAGQAIIGRHLGAGDVRGARDVCRRMVQWGIAVGVVLGFLVVVARPAFLPLFTSDSIVKDTALPALLVVALSQPICGVVFVLDGVLMGAGDGRYLAWAMILTLAVFTPVALLVPTLGGGLTALWLAMSLMMTVRMLTLWLRERSGHWLVTGATR; encoded by the coding sequence ATGACACAGGCTCCCGCGACCCCCAGAGCTGTCCGGCGACAGCATGATCGAGAGATCGTCTCGCTGGCCGTACCTGCCTTCGGTGCCCTGGTCGCCGAGCCCCTCTTCGTCCTCGTGGACAGCGCGATCGTCGGCCATCTCGGTACGGCACAGCTCGCCGGACTCGGCGTCGCCTCAGCCCTGCTCACGACCGCCGTGAGCATCTTCGTGTTCCTCGCCTACGCCACCACGGCGGCGGTGGCCCGGCGCGTGGGCGCGGGTGAACTCCCGGCCGCCATCCGTCAGGGCATGGACGGCATCTGGCTGGCGCTGCTCCTGGGCGCCGGCGTCATCGCCGTCGTCCTGCCCACCGCCCCGTTCCTCGTGGACCTCTTCGGCGCGTCCGACACGGCAGCCCCGTACGCGACCACGTACTTGCGCATCTCGTCCCTCGGCATACCCGCCATGCTCGTCGTCCTCGCGGCGACCGGTGTTCTGCGCGGACTACAGGACACCAGGACACCGCTCTACGTCGCCGTCGCCGGCTTCATCGCCAACGCCGTCCTCAACGCCGTCCTCGTCTACGGCGCCGGCTTCGGCATCGCGGGTTCGGCCTGGGGCACCGTGATCGCGCAATGCGGCATGGCCGCCGCCTATCTCGTGGTCGTCGTCAGGGGAGCACGTAGGCACGGTGCCTCGCTGCGCCCGGACACCGCCGGGATCAGGGCATCCGCCCAGGCCGGCGTACCGCTGCTGGTACGCACCCTTTCCCTGAGGGCGATCCTGCTGATCGCCACGGCCGTCGCCGCCCGACTCGGTGACGCCGACATCGCCGCCCACCAGATCATCCTGTCCCTGTGGAGCCTGCTCGCCTTCGCGCTCGACGCCATCGCCATCGCGGGACAGGCCATCATCGGACGTCATCTCGGTGCGGGCGACGTACGTGGCGCCCGCGACGTCTGCCGTCGCATGGTCCAGTGGGGAATCGCGGTCGGTGTCGTACTCGGGTTCCTGGTGGTCGTGGCCCGCCCGGCCTTCCTTCCCCTGTTCACCAGCGACTCCATCGTCAAGGACACCGCGCTCCCCGCGCTGCTGGTGGTGGCCCTGTCACAGCCGATCTGCGGCGTGGTCTTCGTCCTGGACGGCGTTCTGATGGGCGCCGGCGACGGCCGTTACCTCGCCTGGGCGATGATCCTCACCTTGGCCGTCTTCACCCCGGTGGCCCTCCTCGTCCCCACGCTCGGTGGAGGACTCACCGCACTGTGGCTCGCCATGTCACTGATGATGACCGTGCGGATGCTGACCCTCTGGCTGCGAGAGCGCTCCGGCCACTGGCTCGTCACCGGCGCGACACGCTGA